Proteins encoded together in one Nostoc sp. PCC 7524 window:
- a CDS encoding peptidase domain-containing ABC transporter, with product MKYHWVRQHSGEDCAAASLAIVAKHYGRCLRINYIRELVGTRQGGTTMLGLKYGAQALGFETKAIKASPDILDELHELTLPAILYWKGYHFVVFYGRKGRKFVISDPAMGIRYLTRQELLKDWQGYMMLLLEPDPQRFAAQAEDPTPINPFASLLHRLWQQRGILQILLPLNLGVGLLALATPLLLQFLTDQVLVEDNSQLLTLVAVGVMELTLVNSGLTWTQSNLVAAFAEKLQKELKLDFGKQVLHLPLSYHEARRSGTAIRRLADIQQINLLISQLVIELPIKTFIGLVAVSFIFVYSWQLGLVTVGLGIAMIFAALAFQPKIKQVTNRSFAVAGENAGVLSEAFNGALTLKTMAAAPQLWSEIQERSERESKYNLRAAKIHVSNQTVSEAIAGVGTVILLWFGSWLVFQDHLTIGRLIAIYGLKEGFLQFAIAFVKFISEWTEIKAITNLLAELFEYIPEHQGDAAKPWVHLSDTADIQLKNLTFYYPGRLKLLENLSVTIPGGQVIAFMGKSGCGKSTIAKLLTRLYPLQSGEIFIGDRALSDLPLDCLRQQVVLVPQDSFFLHRSIIDNFRLSVPNATIEEIIEACRVAGADEFICQFPQQYETILGVVGANISGGQKQRIAIARAILKNPPILILDESTANLDPVTEDEVLAQILNHRRGKTTILISHRPQVILRADWLVMLNQGQLQFNGKPEYFQAANSHFNKVMPNALTF from the coding sequence ATGAAGTACCATTGGGTAAGACAACATAGTGGGGAAGACTGTGCAGCCGCGAGTCTGGCTATTGTCGCCAAACATTATGGACGCTGTTTAAGAATTAACTATATTCGAGAATTGGTAGGCACTCGGCAAGGGGGAACTACCATGTTGGGGTTGAAATATGGCGCACAAGCTTTGGGATTTGAGACGAAAGCGATTAAGGCATCCCCCGACATTTTAGACGAACTGCACGAGCTAACTTTACCTGCCATTCTTTACTGGAAAGGTTATCACTTTGTGGTGTTCTACGGGCGAAAAGGTAGGAAGTTTGTAATTTCCGATCCCGCAATGGGTATTCGCTATCTCACCCGCCAAGAACTGCTTAAGGACTGGCAAGGCTATATGATGTTATTGCTAGAACCAGATCCACAGCGTTTTGCGGCTCAAGCTGAAGACCCAACTCCGATTAATCCATTTGCTAGTTTGCTGCATCGTCTCTGGCAACAACGGGGAATTTTGCAGATTTTGCTACCTTTAAATTTAGGGGTGGGATTGTTAGCTTTAGCTACTCCATTGTTGCTGCAATTCCTCACCGACCAAGTTTTGGTAGAAGATAATAGTCAACTGCTGACTCTGGTGGCTGTGGGAGTGATGGAGTTAACCCTAGTAAATAGTGGTTTGACTTGGACGCAATCGAATTTGGTGGCTGCATTTGCAGAAAAGTTGCAGAAAGAATTAAAACTGGATTTTGGTAAACAAGTGCTGCATTTGCCTTTGTCCTATCATGAAGCTCGTCGCAGTGGTACGGCAATTCGCCGTTTGGCTGATATTCAACAGATTAATTTGCTGATTTCTCAATTGGTGATTGAGTTACCAATTAAAACCTTTATTGGCTTGGTTGCTGTTAGTTTTATTTTTGTTTATAGCTGGCAGTTGGGATTAGTGACTGTAGGATTAGGCATTGCCATGATCTTCGCAGCTTTGGCTTTTCAACCGAAAATTAAACAAGTAACTAACCGTTCCTTTGCCGTTGCAGGTGAAAATGCTGGGGTATTATCTGAAGCATTTAATGGAGCATTAACCCTGAAAACAATGGCAGCTGCACCGCAACTATGGTCAGAAATTCAAGAGCGTTCAGAACGGGAATCAAAATACAACTTACGTGCAGCGAAAATCCATGTTAGCAATCAGACAGTTTCCGAAGCGATCGCAGGTGTCGGTACAGTTATCTTACTTTGGTTTGGTAGTTGGCTGGTTTTTCAGGATCACCTCACTATTGGCAGGTTAATTGCCATTTACGGCTTGAAAGAAGGCTTTTTGCAGTTTGCGATCGCATTTGTTAAATTCATCAGCGAGTGGACGGAGATTAAAGCCATCACCAACTTACTGGCTGAACTGTTTGAATATATCCCCGAACATCAAGGTGATGCGGCTAAACCCTGGGTTCACTTGTCAGATACAGCCGACATTCAACTCAAAAATCTGACTTTTTACTATCCTGGTCGGTTAAAACTGCTGGAAAATTTATCCGTGACTATTCCTGGTGGTCAGGTGATCGCTTTTATGGGGAAATCTGGTTGTGGTAAAAGTACCATTGCTAAGTTACTAACCCGACTCTATCCTCTACAATCTGGGGAAATTTTCATAGGCGATCGCGCTTTGTCTGATTTACCCCTCGATTGTTTACGTCAGCAAGTGGTTCTCGTCCCTCAAGATAGCTTCTTTTTACACCGTTCCATTATTGATAACTTCCGACTGAGTGTCCCCAATGCCACTATTGAAGAAATTATAGAAGCTTGCCGAGTTGCGGGAGCCGATGAATTTATTTGCCAGTTTCCCCAACAATATGAAACCATCTTGGGAGTCGTGGGTGCAAACATCTCTGGTGGGCAAAAACAGCGAATTGCGATCGCACGCGCTATTTTAAAGAATCCACCAATTCTGATTTTGGATGAATCTACGGCTAATCTCGATCCAGTTACTGAAGATGAAGTTCTGGCGCAAATTTTAAATCATCGTCGTGGTAAAACTACTATTCTCATTAGCCATCGTCCCCAAGTTATTCTGCGTGCAGATTGGTTGGTGATGCTCAATCAAGGGCAGTTGCAATTTAATGGTAAACCCGAATATTTCCAAGCTGCTAATAGTCACTTCAATAAAGTGATGCCGAATGCGTTGACGTTCTGA
- a CDS encoding 2-hydroxyacid dehydrogenase, with protein sequence MKVAVFGTKAYDRQFLEAANSPKQHDLVFFEPRLNQDTAILAAGFPAVCVFVHDQMDAPTLELLAARGTRLVVLRCAGFNNVDLKAAANLGITVVRVPAYSPYGVAEHAVGLILSLNRKIHRAYNRVREGNFSLDGLLGFNLNGRTVGIIGTGKIGLILGQIMKGFGCHLLAYDVYHNPDMAALGGKYVELPELFAKSDIISLHCPLTPETHHFINTEAIAQMKPGVMLINTSRGGLIDTQAVIEGLKTRQLGSLGVDVYEQESELFFEDWSGHIIQDDVFQRLTTFPNVLITGHQAFFTEEALRNIADTTLANITDVEQGRTCPNELRPQPEVGDKVLVA encoded by the coding sequence ATGAAAGTCGCAGTCTTCGGTACAAAAGCCTATGACCGGCAGTTTTTAGAAGCTGCAAATTCTCCCAAGCAACACGATTTGGTGTTTTTTGAACCCCGTCTCAATCAAGATACTGCTATCCTAGCCGCCGGATTTCCGGCGGTTTGCGTATTTGTCCACGATCAAATGGATGCACCTACTTTAGAACTTCTGGCTGCACGAGGAACTCGCTTAGTTGTTCTCCGTTGTGCAGGCTTTAATAATGTGGACTTAAAAGCCGCAGCTAATTTGGGTATTACCGTTGTGCGTGTTCCCGCCTACTCGCCTTATGGAGTTGCAGAACACGCTGTAGGCTTGATTTTGAGTCTGAATCGGAAAATTCATCGTGCTTACAACCGTGTCCGAGAAGGTAACTTTTCCCTAGATGGACTGTTGGGATTTAATTTAAACGGACGCACAGTAGGGATTATCGGTACTGGCAAAATCGGTCTGATTTTAGGACAGATTATGAAAGGGTTTGGCTGTCATCTACTGGCCTATGACGTGTATCACAATCCTGACATGGCAGCATTAGGTGGAAAGTATGTAGAATTACCGGAACTATTTGCCAAGTCTGACATTATCTCTTTGCATTGTCCCCTCACACCGGAAACTCATCATTTCATCAACACCGAGGCGATCGCACAAATGAAACCTGGTGTAATGTTAATTAATACTAGCCGAGGTGGACTCATTGATACCCAAGCCGTCATCGAAGGGCTGAAGACACGTCAGCTAGGCTCGTTGGGTGTGGATGTCTATGAACAAGAATCAGAGCTATTTTTTGAGGATTGGTCTGGACACATCATTCAGGATGATGTCTTTCAAAGGTTGACAACGTTTCCTAATGTCCTGATTACCGGACACCAAGCATTTTTCACAGAAGAGGCTCTGCGTAATATTGCTGATACGACCTTGGCAAATATTACCGATGTGGAACAAGGTCGTACTTGTCCAAATGAGCTGCGTCCTCAACCAGAAGTTGGAGACAAGGTTTTGGTAGCATAA
- a CDS encoding gluconeogenesis factor YvcK family protein, producing the protein MSIGFLRQALNALQKQSRSRTSHRVNQWFKWLSPGLSIKRWLLISVGGVLLAILGLAIWVKLTPIFWMLELVRGFLGAIAYILPNYVSGPLVILFGLLLLLWGQTRTVGSITQVLRPDAEEELIDVLLAHRRLYRGPKIVVIGGGTGLSTLLRGLKTYSANITAIVTVADDGGSSGRLRQEFGVLPPGDIRNCLAALADEEKLLTELFQYRFRAGDGLTGHSFGNLFLTAMSDITGDLERAVAASSKVLAVRGQVLPATLSDVRLWAELADGRRIEGESNIPKAGGTIVNIGCIPANPPALPAAIKAIKEADYIIIGPGSLYTSIIPNLLVTEIADAIAASEAPRIYVCNIMTQPGETQGYSVADHIRAVDVACGQRQLFDAVLVHKKSPSAQSLIRYAQQNSHPVFLDREAVSQLGRRIVLANVMYEDETGFVRHNPQKLAKVLLKWYSGAHHGK; encoded by the coding sequence ATGTCAATCGGTTTTCTCAGACAAGCCCTCAATGCGCTGCAAAAGCAGTCGCGCAGTCGCACTTCCCATCGTGTGAACCAGTGGTTCAAATGGTTATCCCCTGGACTGTCAATCAAACGTTGGTTGTTAATCAGTGTGGGTGGTGTACTGTTGGCAATTCTGGGGTTAGCTATTTGGGTGAAGCTGACCCCTATTTTCTGGATGTTGGAGTTGGTTAGGGGTTTTTTGGGAGCGATCGCTTATATCTTACCTAACTATGTCAGCGGCCCTTTAGTTATACTTTTTGGTCTGTTACTACTGCTGTGGGGACAAACTCGCACTGTTGGTTCAATTACACAGGTACTCCGACCAGATGCAGAAGAGGAACTCATTGATGTACTTTTAGCCCATCGCCGATTGTACCGAGGGCCAAAAATAGTTGTCATTGGTGGTGGTACAGGACTATCTACTTTGCTCCGGGGATTGAAAACCTACAGTGCTAATATTACTGCTATTGTTACTGTTGCCGATGATGGAGGTTCTTCTGGGCGATTGCGCCAGGAATTTGGAGTTTTACCGCCAGGGGATATTCGCAACTGTCTAGCAGCCTTAGCAGATGAAGAAAAATTATTAACAGAATTATTTCAATACCGTTTTCGGGCTGGAGATGGGTTAACTGGTCATAGTTTTGGTAACTTGTTTTTAACAGCCATGAGTGATATCACTGGCGATTTAGAACGGGCTGTAGCTGCTAGTTCCAAAGTGTTAGCAGTGCGAGGACAAGTCTTACCCGCCACTTTAAGCGATGTTCGTCTCTGGGCAGAATTAGCTGACGGCCGTCGGATTGAGGGCGAGTCGAATATCCCCAAAGCCGGAGGGACAATTGTTAACATTGGTTGCATTCCTGCTAACCCACCAGCTTTGCCAGCCGCGATTAAAGCTATTAAAGAAGCTGACTATATTATTATTGGCCCAGGTAGCCTTTATACCAGCATAATTCCTAACTTATTAGTCACAGAAATTGCGGATGCGATCGCAGCATCCGAAGCCCCCCGCATTTATGTCTGCAACATTATGACCCAACCAGGAGAAACTCAAGGGTATAGTGTTGCTGATCACATTCGGGCTGTTGATGTTGCTTGTGGGCAAAGACAACTATTTGATGCTGTATTAGTACACAAAAAATCACCCTCAGCCCAATCACTTATCCGCTACGCACAACAAAATTCCCATCCCGTTTTTTTAGACAGAGAAGCTGTATCCCAACTAGGAAGAAGAATTGTTTTAGCTAATGTGATGTACGAAGATGAAACCGGTTTTGTGCGTCACAATCCTCAGAAGTTAGCAAAAGTCCTATTAAAGTGGTACAGTGGCGCTCATCATGGAAAATGA
- a CDS encoding GNAT family N-acetyltransferase produces MGKIPCVDTVQSCQLTLIGTTNASVYEEFTYPHFRFLLQNLTPDVPVVGIGVELAGNPIGLALARYSPQVYGQILSLFVVPSHRSQGVGTALMARMETELQHRGCTEIEINYLTSSNSPALEGILSHQKWSTPKATALICYASTDRVEKTKQPHLTQYLDCLLANLPADYSLFPWNTLTNKEREEIAQQVETDTLVRRFNPFSEEKKLEPLNSLGLRYQNQVVGWIITHRTAPDTIRYTQMFVNPKSQPLSRSTLLLARAIQLQVENLPHTKGTFRVDIDNTPMVKFVHRRLKPYLDEIRYAWSATKVLS; encoded by the coding sequence ATGGGTAAAATTCCATGCGTTGACACGGTGCAATCATGTCAATTGACTTTGATTGGTACAACCAATGCCTCTGTTTATGAGGAATTTACTTATCCGCACTTCCGTTTCCTGTTGCAGAACTTGACACCCGATGTCCCTGTTGTGGGCATTGGGGTTGAGTTAGCAGGAAATCCCATTGGGTTAGCTTTAGCTCGTTATAGTCCACAAGTTTATGGGCAAATACTTTCTTTATTTGTTGTCCCTAGCCATCGTAGCCAGGGTGTGGGTACAGCATTAATGGCGCGAATGGAAACAGAACTTCAGCACCGAGGTTGTACTGAAATCGAGATTAACTATCTCACAAGTTCTAATTCTCCGGCTTTGGAAGGTATTCTCAGCCATCAAAAATGGTCTACACCCAAAGCTACAGCCTTGATCTGCTACGCTTCCACAGATCGAGTTGAAAAAACTAAGCAACCGCACTTGACGCAATATTTAGATTGTTTACTTGCCAATCTCCCAGCAGATTACAGCCTTTTTCCTTGGAATACTTTGACAAATAAAGAACGAGAAGAAATTGCACAGCAAGTAGAAACTGATACTTTGGTGCGTCGATTTAATCCATTTTCAGAAGAGAAGAAGCTAGAACCTCTTAATAGTCTGGGCTTACGCTATCAAAATCAAGTAGTTGGCTGGATAATTACCCATCGCACTGCACCTGATACTATCCGCTATACCCAAATGTTTGTAAATCCCAAATCTCAGCCTTTGAGCCGCAGTACCTTATTATTAGCTAGAGCAATTCAACTACAAGTAGAGAATCTTCCCCATACCAAAGGCACTTTTCGGGTGGATATAGACAATACCCCAATGGTGAAGTTTGTTCATCGTCGCCTCAAACCATATTTGGACGAGATTCGTTATGCCTGGAGTGCAACTAAGGTTTTGTCATGA
- the ruvC gene encoding crossover junction endodeoxyribonuclease RuvC: MEKRILGLDPGLAILGFGAITCTTSPTHAQETVINILDFGVIRTAANIDVGQRLCTLFDDLHTLIDHVQPDLVAIEKLFFYRMSSTIVVAQARGVVMLALAQHQLPYVEFTPAQIKQALTGYGNADKSEVQEAVARELDLEDIPQPDDAADGLAVALTACFQL, encoded by the coding sequence ATGGAAAAGCGAATTTTAGGCTTAGATCCAGGACTGGCAATTTTAGGATTTGGGGCAATCACCTGTACAACTAGCCCCACCCATGCCCAAGAGACAGTAATCAATATTTTAGATTTTGGGGTAATCAGAACTGCGGCAAATATAGATGTCGGGCAACGTTTATGTACTTTATTCGATGATCTGCACACTCTGATAGACCATGTGCAACCGGATTTAGTAGCAATTGAAAAACTATTTTTCTATCGTATGTCAAGCACTATCGTTGTGGCACAAGCTAGAGGTGTGGTCATGTTAGCCTTGGCGCAGCATCAACTGCCATATGTAGAATTTACTCCTGCTCAAATTAAACAAGCCTTAACAGGTTATGGCAATGCAGATAAATCAGAAGTACAAGAGGCGGTAGCACGGGAGTTAGATTTAGAAGATATTCCCCAGCCTGATGATGCAGCAGATGGTTTGGCTGTAGCTTTAACTGCGTGTTTTCAATTGTAA
- a CDS encoding bifunctional alanine racemase/tRNA (adenosine(37)-N6)-threonylcarbamoyltransferase complex ATPase subunit type 1 TsaE, whose translation MKILLADTEATLHLGISLGQTLSAGSVILLEGDLGAGKTTLVQGIGQGLGITDPIVSPTFTLINEYLEGRLPLYHLDLYRLEPQEVSALNIEIYWEGVEVTPGIVAIEWAERMPYKPSSFLQVHLTYGDEGIRQAEIIPFNCTINEFIAVM comes from the coding sequence ATGAAAATTTTGCTAGCAGATACAGAAGCAACGCTACACTTGGGTATCAGTCTTGGGCAAACTCTGAGTGCTGGTAGCGTAATTCTTTTAGAAGGTGACTTAGGTGCTGGTAAGACTACGTTGGTGCAGGGTATCGGACAAGGTTTAGGTATCACTGATCCAATTGTTAGTCCTACTTTCACACTAATTAATGAGTATTTAGAAGGACGTTTACCCCTTTACCATCTTGATTTGTATCGCTTAGAACCACAAGAGGTTTCAGCTTTAAATATAGAAATCTATTGGGAAGGTGTTGAGGTGACTCCAGGTATTGTAGCGATTGAGTGGGCAGAACGAATGCCTTACAAGCCAAGTAGTTTTCTACAAGTGCATTTGACTTATGGAGATGAGGGCATTCGTCAAGCTGAAATCATACCATTTAACTGCACCATCAACGAATTTATTGCTGTTATGTGA
- a CDS encoding dihydroorotase, with protein MSSPQSLLIRHARMILPNGEFMVGDVLIRDRLIVEVAPEIATTIPAREIDAQGLTLLPGVIDPQVHFREPGLEHKEDLFTASCACAKGGVTSFLEMPNTRPLTINQEALDDKLQRASQKCLVNYGFFIGATADNLPDLLAASPTPGIKIFMGSMHGQLLVDQEALLESIFAQGQRLIAVHAEDQTRINQRRQEFAGIHDPAVHSQIQDNQAALLATQLALKLAKKYQRRLHILHMSTAEEAELLRQDKPSWVTAEVTPQHLVLNTSAYEKIGTLAQMNPPLRSPHDNEVLWQALRDGVIDFIATDHAPHTLEEKAQEYPNTPSGMPGVETSLAVMLTSAMEGKCTVPQVVNWMSKAVAEAYGIPNKGAIAPGYDADLVLVDLNTYRPVRREELLTKCRWSPFEGWNLTGWAVTTIVGGQIVYDKGQLNTEVRGQALSFS; from the coding sequence ATGTCATCACCCCAAAGTTTACTAATTCGTCACGCTCGCATGATCTTACCTAATGGTGAATTCATGGTAGGAGATGTGCTGATACGCGATCGCCTGATTGTGGAAGTTGCACCAGAAATTGCCACAACAATCCCCGCCAGAGAAATTGACGCACAAGGGTTAACTTTGTTGCCGGGAGTCATAGACCCGCAGGTACATTTCCGCGAACCAGGGTTAGAACATAAGGAAGATTTATTCACCGCCAGTTGTGCCTGTGCCAAAGGTGGAGTGACATCTTTTTTAGAAATGCCCAACACTCGTCCTTTGACCATTAACCAGGAGGCTTTAGACGACAAGTTACAACGCGCCTCCCAAAAGTGCTTAGTTAATTATGGCTTTTTTATTGGGGCAACAGCAGATAACTTACCAGATTTGCTGGCTGCCTCACCCACACCAGGAATCAAGATTTTCATGGGGTCAATGCACGGTCAACTCTTGGTTGATCAAGAAGCGTTGCTAGAGTCCATATTTGCTCAAGGTCAGCGTCTGATAGCCGTTCACGCCGAAGACCAAACCAGAATCAATCAACGCCGCCAAGAATTTGCAGGTATTCATGATCCGGCAGTTCACTCCCAAATTCAAGATAATCAAGCCGCACTTTTAGCAACACAGTTAGCATTAAAACTTGCTAAAAAATATCAGCGTCGGTTACATATTCTGCATATGTCCACGGCTGAGGAAGCAGAACTGCTACGTCAAGATAAACCCAGTTGGGTGACAGCAGAGGTAACACCACAGCATTTGGTGTTAAATACCAGTGCCTATGAAAAGATTGGCACATTAGCACAGATGAATCCGCCCTTGCGATCGCCCCACGATAATGAAGTCCTCTGGCAAGCGTTGCGGGATGGTGTAATTGATTTCATTGCCACAGATCACGCACCCCATACCCTAGAAGAAAAAGCTCAAGAATATCCCAATACGCCCTCTGGGATGCCAGGGGTGGAAACTTCCCTAGCTGTGATGTTAACCTCGGCAATGGAGGGAAAATGTACCGTTCCCCAAGTCGTGAATTGGATGTCTAAGGCTGTAGCTGAGGCTTATGGTATTCCCAATAAAGGTGCGATCGCTCCCGGCTACGATGCTGATTTAGTTCTAGTAGATTTGAACACTTACCGTCCCGTCCGACGAGAGGAATTATTAACCAAGTGTCGCTGGAGTCCCTTTGAAGGCTGGAATCTCACAGGGTGGGCTGTCACAACTATTGTCGGGGGTCAAATTGTCTATGACAAAGGGCAATTAAATACAGAAGTGCGGGGTCAAGCTTTAAGTTTCTCATAG
- a CDS encoding patatin-like phospholipase family protein produces MSFKILSLDGGGIRGVVTARILQEVERQIQKHQGKSLHEYFDLIAGTSTGSILTAGIAAQKQSVELIQLYREQGRQIFPIHRKERYKKMPRFIQPLLEAFSPPKYAHQGLIDALTGVLGYKRIQDIEKPIILILAYDTLYRNTTFFTNCHPDLGARWYDECYLWQICTASAAAPTFFPPYKLEPVNKEKFGHWVFPHIDGGVCANNPALAALSLVMRLSQSSISSAIKQQYNLNGVGLEDIAILSIGTGQTGEPYLYEQVKDWRSIHWAQHLIDIFMEPTSEISSTICRQIMGGYNSQRYLRLQFDLNEKFQAKQEETYKDTRNLLKRNERVNRFTQTLISEDMDDARDQMVEQLIYAASQFIEEGRTYYTRNGHGPKVKDAIADFILSN; encoded by the coding sequence ATGTCCTTCAAAATCTTGAGTTTGGATGGTGGCGGTATACGTGGAGTAGTTACAGCACGCATCCTTCAAGAAGTGGAGCGACAAATTCAAAAACATCAGGGTAAGTCTTTACACGAATATTTTGACCTAATTGCCGGCACTTCCACAGGGTCGATTTTGACAGCCGGTATTGCAGCGCAGAAACAAAGTGTCGAATTAATTCAACTGTATAGAGAACAGGGTAGGCAGATATTCCCCATTCATCGAAAAGAACGCTACAAAAAAATGCCTCGTTTTATCCAACCACTTTTAGAGGCATTTTCACCACCTAAGTATGCTCATCAAGGACTGATTGATGCCCTAACGGGTGTGTTGGGTTACAAACGTATCCAGGATATTGAAAAACCTATTATCTTAATTCTGGCTTACGATACTCTGTATCGGAACACGACATTTTTTACTAATTGTCATCCAGATTTGGGAGCGAGATGGTACGACGAGTGTTATTTGTGGCAGATATGTACTGCATCTGCGGCTGCGCCTACCTTCTTTCCACCTTATAAATTAGAGCCAGTTAACAAAGAAAAATTCGGCCATTGGGTTTTTCCTCATATTGATGGAGGGGTATGTGCTAATAACCCAGCACTAGCCGCACTCAGTTTAGTCATGAGGTTGAGTCAGTCTTCCATTTCATCGGCAATCAAGCAGCAATATAACTTGAATGGTGTGGGTTTAGAAGATATTGCGATTTTGTCGATTGGGACTGGGCAAACTGGCGAACCATATCTATATGAGCAAGTCAAAGATTGGCGAAGCATACACTGGGCGCAACACCTCATCGATATCTTTATGGAGCCGACATCTGAGATTAGCAGTACCATTTGTCGTCAAATCATGGGCGGATACAATTCTCAACGCTACTTGCGTCTTCAGTTTGATTTGAACGAGAAATTTCAAGCCAAACAAGAGGAAACTTATAAAGATACTCGTAACCTTTTGAAACGAAACGAACGAGTGAACAGGTTTACTCAAACCCTGATTAGTGAAGATATGGATGATGCTAGAGATCAGATGGTTGAACAGTTAATATATGCTGCATCTCAATTTATTGAAGAAGGGCGCACTTATTACACCAGAAATGGCCATGGCCCGAAAGTAAAGGATGCGATCGCTGATTTTATTCTGTCCAATTAG
- a CDS encoding glycosyltransferase family 39 protein, whose protein sequence is MSEVKQQIFNGDVIDQEILLKFQSLNLERDFGDTIISLAKEEPPKTPLYYIIARFWVEIFGNSVTTIRYLSALMSLLVFPCVYWLCRELFILPLSLPSLAIALMAISPIHLIYAQEAQEYILWLNTILVSSAALLRAIRLEAKPELSTGQKSPDTFTTWGMYTITLALSLYTCLWSVFVVVAHGIYVILLSNFRLSPTVRSYLLGIVLGFLAFVPWIIIVVAHIFQFILAADSKNIEQVTLLPLISFLLMQVSRIFFDLNFGLDNPVITIIALFYLILVGYAIYFICKTTNDKVRLFIVTMIVVPSLPLILPHLFAGGIRADSEPYFIPAYLGIQLAVTYLLAIQIDSANTSRRRYWQIIMAIVIIFGLISSRVYYQTATWWHK, encoded by the coding sequence GTGAGTGAAGTAAAACAGCAGATATTTAATGGTGATGTAATTGATCAGGAAATTTTACTCAAGTTTCAAAGTCTGAATTTGGAAAGGGACTTTGGCGACACAATTATCTCTTTAGCTAAAGAAGAACCTCCTAAGACACCACTTTATTACATCATAGCTAGATTTTGGGTAGAAATTTTTGGTAATTCGGTGACAACAATTAGATATTTATCGGCATTAATGAGTTTATTAGTTTTTCCGTGTGTTTATTGGTTATGCCGAGAATTATTCATTTTACCTTTATCGCTACCAAGTTTAGCGATCGCACTCATGGCAATCTCACCTATTCACCTAATATATGCCCAAGAAGCACAAGAATATATTCTTTGGTTAAACACTATTTTAGTATCTAGTGCGGCACTGCTAAGAGCTATTCGGCTAGAAGCGAAGCCGGAGTTAAGCACAGGGCAAAAATCACCAGATACCTTCACTACCTGGGGGATGTATACCATAACTTTAGCGTTGAGTTTATATACTTGTTTATGGAGTGTATTTGTGGTGGTTGCTCATGGAATTTATGTAATTTTACTTTCTAATTTTCGGCTAAGTCCAACTGTCAGAAGTTATTTATTAGGTATAGTTTTAGGGTTTTTAGCTTTCGTTCCTTGGATTATTATTGTAGTGGCTCATATCTTCCAATTTATCTTAGCAGCAGATAGTAAAAATATTGAACAGGTAACTCTGCTACCATTAATTTCATTTTTGCTGATGCAGGTAAGTCGGATATTCTTTGATTTAAATTTTGGTTTAGATAATCCAGTAATTACTATAATTGCATTATTTTATTTAATTTTGGTAGGATACGCTATCTATTTTATATGTAAAACTACTAACGATAAAGTTAGATTATTTATTGTAACAATGATAGTTGTACCATCATTACCTTTAATCCTGCCACATTTATTTGCTGGTGGTATTCGTGCCGATTCTGAACCTTATTTCATCCCAGCTTATTTAGGTATTCAATTAGCTGTAACTTATTTACTAGCTATACAAATAGATAGTGCTAATACATCACGGAGAAGATACTGGCAAATCATCATGGCAATAGTGATTATTTTTGGTTTGATTTCTTCTAGAGTTTATTACCAAACGGCTACTTGGTGGCATAAATGA
- a CDS encoding DUF4278 domain-containing protein, with the protein MSQLLPYKCDDTLSKETEAKVSLKYRDAAYNINCSVVNQNIQTDQTLIYRGALYIKNQVISTISQSRRSLKCFILPCHDPDHGEAIGIKFYPSKLFKHPLRSKTINFCFSGEMSQKNN; encoded by the coding sequence ATTAGTCAATTATTACCCTATAAATGCGATGATACTTTATCTAAAGAGACGGAAGCAAAAGTATCTTTAAAGTATCGTGATGCTGCTTACAATATTAACTGTTCAGTTGTTAACCAAAATATCCAAACAGATCAAACTCTAATTTATCGTGGCGCACTTTATATTAAAAACCAAGTTATATCTACAATTTCCCAATCACGGAGAAGTTTAAAGTGTTTCATCCTACCTTGCCATGATCCGGATCATGGTGAGGCGATTGGCATAAAATTTTACCCCTCAAAACTTTTCAAACACCCTCTTAGGAGTAAAACAATTAATTTTTGCTTTAGTGGTGAGATGAGCCAGAAAAATAACTAA